One Mycolicibacterium goodii genomic region harbors:
- a CDS encoding diol dehydratase small subunit: MSGSDKYTAKYTVAAAIDGKLDLSDLRMDPAVLAHQAVVAEENGNPQLAENLLRAAELATIDDEDVMRLYEALRPYRSSAEDLDALQASLESRGASRCAELVRQAAETYARRGLLR; encoded by the coding sequence ATGAGCGGCTCGGACAAATACACCGCCAAGTACACCGTCGCGGCCGCGATCGACGGCAAGCTCGACCTGTCGGATCTGCGCATGGATCCCGCGGTGCTGGCGCATCAGGCCGTTGTCGCCGAGGAGAACGGCAACCCGCAGCTCGCCGAGAACCTCCTGCGCGCAGCCGAACTCGCGACCATCGACGACGAGGACGTGATGCGGTTGTACGAGGCGCTGCGCCCCTACCGGTCGAGCGCGGAGGACCTCGACGCGCTGCAGGCGTCGCTGGAATCGCGTGGGGCGTCGCGCTGCGCCGAACTCGTGCGTCAGGCCGCCGAGACCTACGCACGGCGGGGCCTGCTGCGGTGA
- a CDS encoding DoxX family protein — protein sequence MTASRTAWPELAPVPLRVLLGGGLILHGGIKLFGGHANIAHLVGQLGVPFPGAAGWLVGVVEFAGGIGILLGLFFRAATVVNALNVAGLLVLGFAAGGIPEPLPGGDPLPGFREAWLILAVLVSLLISGPGRFTADKKLPTKPVGSHGGGGGI from the coding sequence ATGACCGCGTCGAGAACTGCTTGGCCGGAGTTGGCGCCGGTGCCGCTGCGCGTTCTCCTGGGCGGCGGTCTGATCCTGCACGGCGGTATCAAGCTGTTCGGTGGCCACGCGAACATCGCGCACCTCGTCGGGCAATTGGGCGTCCCGTTTCCCGGCGCCGCCGGGTGGCTGGTGGGCGTGGTCGAGTTCGCCGGTGGGATCGGCATCCTGCTGGGGCTGTTCTTCCGTGCCGCGACCGTGGTGAACGCCCTGAACGTCGCCGGCCTGCTGGTCCTGGGGTTTGCCGCAGGCGGCATCCCCGAACCTCTGCCGGGCGGTGATCCGCTGCCCGGTTTCCGCGAGGCGTGGCTGATCCTCGCGGTGCTGGTGAGCCTGCTGATCAGCGGGCCGGGACGGTTCACGGCCGACAAAAAACTCCCCACCAAACCGGTGGGGAGTCATGGCGGTGGCGGAGGGATTTGA
- a CDS encoding nucleoside deaminase, with protein sequence MSPETQIRAALEAARTAGPRDVPIGAVVYGADGTELARAVNVREADGDPAGHAEIVAMRAAAQVLGDGWRLEGTTLAVTVEPCTMCAGALVLARVSRLVFGAWEPKTGAVGSLWDVVRDRRLNHRPEVLGGVLADECAALLEEFFARQR encoded by the coding sequence GTGAGCCCAGAAACCCAGATCCGCGCCGCGCTGGAGGCCGCCCGCACCGCCGGACCGCGGGATGTGCCGATCGGGGCCGTGGTGTACGGGGCCGACGGCACCGAACTTGCGCGTGCGGTCAACGTCCGCGAGGCCGACGGCGACCCGGCCGGCCACGCCGAGATCGTGGCCATGCGTGCCGCGGCCCAGGTGCTCGGTGACGGGTGGCGTCTGGAGGGCACCACGCTCGCGGTGACCGTCGAGCCGTGCACGATGTGTGCCGGCGCGCTGGTGCTGGCCCGCGTATCGCGGTTGGTGTTCGGGGCGTGGGAACCCAAGACCGGCGCGGTCGGCTCGCTGTGGGATGTCGTGCGCGACCGCAGGCTCAACCACCGCCCCGAGGTGCTCGGAGGAGTCCTCGCCGACGAGTGCGCTGCGCTGCTGGAGGAGTTCTTCGCCCGCCAGAGATGA
- a CDS encoding peroxidase family protein — translation MRALLMRSFIKATEIVDRRIGWDKLPPWIGIGVLIGIRDALREHNLYDTYAGDPPPAPAHAPAEYLTNRTADGSYNDLAEPSMGMAGTRFGRNVPLPLARAEQPPRLIDPNPRVISNELMRRDTFKPATTLNILAAAWLQFETRDWFSHDTDPSKMIEIPVPEGDDWEVNGDRASIRIPSTLADPTALPGQQPTTFINKETHWWDASQIYGSNQAFQDAIRTDKKDNDGKVRVSADGLIDIDPSLIGASGGEDGWWLGLELMGTIFMREHNAICDRLRAAYPTWSGDQIFNKARMINAALIAKIHTIEWTPAILGHPTLQIGMRANWFGLAGEKVGQLVGRIGSGDLISGILGSETEHHSAPYSITEDFVTVYRMHPLIPDDYDFVSITGKSGPQRLSFDDIHGGANSRGVLKRMGPADCLYSLGIAHPGAVTLHNSPNFMRRFDRTDGNTIDLIATDIIRSRERGVPRYNEFRRQLRLKETTSFDEISNGDPATAVKLREIYGGDIDKVDAMVGMFGEKLPDGFGFSDTAFRIFVLMATRRLKSDRFFTVDFTPRVYTPEGIAWIADNDMGSVLLRHYPELAPVLCQQKNAFAPWPHVGKARR, via the coding sequence ATGCGCGCACTGCTGATGCGGTCATTCATCAAAGCCACTGAGATCGTCGACCGACGGATCGGGTGGGACAAGCTGCCGCCGTGGATCGGAATCGGTGTCCTGATCGGCATCCGCGACGCGTTGCGCGAACACAACCTCTACGACACGTACGCGGGTGATCCACCGCCGGCGCCGGCACATGCCCCGGCCGAGTACCTCACCAACCGCACCGCCGACGGCTCGTACAACGACCTGGCCGAACCCTCGATGGGCATGGCGGGCACCCGGTTCGGCCGCAACGTGCCGCTTCCCCTTGCCCGCGCCGAGCAGCCACCGCGACTGATCGACCCCAACCCGCGCGTGATCAGCAACGAATTGATGCGACGTGACACCTTCAAGCCGGCAACGACACTCAACATCCTCGCCGCGGCGTGGCTGCAATTCGAGACGCGCGACTGGTTCAGCCACGACACCGACCCGTCGAAGATGATCGAGATCCCGGTACCCGAGGGGGACGACTGGGAGGTGAACGGCGACCGCGCGAGTATCCGGATCCCGTCCACGCTCGCGGACCCGACTGCGCTGCCGGGACAGCAGCCGACGACCTTCATCAACAAAGAGACCCACTGGTGGGATGCCTCACAGATCTACGGCAGCAACCAGGCGTTCCAGGACGCGATCCGCACCGACAAGAAAGACAACGACGGCAAGGTGCGCGTCAGCGCCGACGGCCTCATCGACATCGACCCGAGCCTGATCGGGGCCTCCGGCGGAGAAGACGGCTGGTGGTTGGGGCTGGAGTTGATGGGCACGATCTTCATGCGCGAGCACAACGCGATCTGCGACCGGCTCCGGGCCGCCTACCCGACGTGGTCGGGCGACCAGATCTTCAACAAGGCGCGAATGATCAACGCCGCGCTGATCGCCAAGATCCACACGATCGAATGGACCCCGGCGATCCTCGGCCACCCCACGTTGCAGATCGGCATGCGGGCCAATTGGTTCGGCCTGGCCGGCGAGAAGGTGGGGCAGCTGGTCGGACGGATCGGCTCGGGCGATCTGATCAGCGGCATCCTGGGGTCGGAGACCGAGCACCACAGCGCGCCGTACTCCATCACCGAGGACTTCGTCACGGTGTACCGCATGCATCCGTTGATCCCCGACGACTACGATTTCGTCAGCATCACGGGGAAGTCCGGCCCACAACGTCTGTCGTTCGACGACATCCACGGTGGCGCGAACTCGCGCGGCGTGCTCAAACGGATGGGCCCGGCCGACTGCCTGTACTCACTCGGCATCGCGCACCCCGGCGCGGTCACGCTACACAACAGCCCCAATTTCATGCGCCGCTTCGACCGCACCGACGGCAACACCATCGACCTGATCGCCACCGACATCATCCGCTCCCGCGAGCGCGGGGTACCGCGTTACAACGAGTTCCGCCGCCAACTGCGTCTCAAGGAAACCACGTCGTTCGACGAGATCAGCAACGGTGACCCGGCGACCGCCGTCAAGCTGCGCGAGATCTACGGTGGCGACATCGACAAGGTCGACGCCATGGTCGGCATGTTCGGCGAAAAGCTGCCCGACGGGTTCGGGTTCAGCGACACCGCATTCCGGATCTTCGTGCTGATGGCGACCCGCCGCCTCAAGAGCGACCGGTTCTTCACCGTGGACTTCACGCCACGCGTATACACACCCGAGGGCATCGCCTGGATCGCCGACAACGACATGGGCTCGGTCCTGCTGCGCCACTATCCGGAACTCGCGCCCGTGCTGTGTCAACAGAAGAACGCCTTCGCGCCATGGCCCCACGTGGGGAAGGCCCGACGATGA
- a CDS encoding Dyp-type peroxidase, which yields MPLELDDIQGIVLHGYGALDNAAFLLLRIDDVGATRRWLTRLPLRDSTGTPAVTDTCTNIAFTPSGLLKLGLPDEQFAMLAGEFREGMSGSRHRRRILGDHGTSCPSAWRWDAGKVDVLLMLYARDATEVAELESSHRLPEAGVHTVGRLDSLTLPGRKEHFGFRDGISQPAVAGYDDGAPGNTVAAGEFLLGYPNAYGQYTDRPVVDPTADPHDLLPLAADQPGRRDLGKNGSYLVFRQLRQDVAGFWNSVSERSGDVLGTERVAACVGLAAKMVGRWPSGAPLVKTPTADNPALADDNDFMYFRSGDGAGFNCPIGAHLRRSNPRDALDPSPGSDRSIDVGKRHRIIRRGRAYGPPLSPTLDPADMIGVPDDGVDRGLHFICFNTQIGRQFEFIQHTWANSTKFDGGYAEDDPITGARGNGVPGGTFTVQREPVRRRVTGLPRFVHTVGGAYFFMPGIRCLRYLAAQP from the coding sequence ATGCCGCTCGAACTAGACGACATCCAGGGCATCGTGCTGCACGGGTACGGTGCCCTCGACAACGCGGCGTTCCTGCTGCTGCGGATCGACGACGTCGGAGCCACGAGACGATGGCTGACACGACTGCCGTTGCGCGACAGCACCGGCACGCCCGCCGTCACCGACACGTGCACCAACATCGCCTTCACACCTTCGGGTCTGCTGAAGCTCGGGTTGCCGGACGAGCAATTCGCGATGCTCGCAGGTGAATTCCGCGAGGGGATGTCCGGCAGCCGGCATCGCCGACGGATCCTCGGCGATCACGGCACGAGTTGCCCGTCTGCGTGGCGTTGGGACGCCGGGAAAGTCGACGTGCTGTTGATGCTCTATGCGCGCGACGCGACCGAGGTGGCCGAACTGGAATCGAGCCATCGCCTGCCCGAGGCGGGTGTACACACAGTCGGCCGACTCGACTCACTGACGCTGCCGGGACGCAAGGAGCACTTCGGTTTCCGCGACGGTATCTCGCAACCCGCGGTGGCGGGTTACGACGACGGTGCACCCGGCAACACCGTGGCCGCAGGCGAATTCCTGCTGGGATACCCGAACGCCTACGGTCAGTACACGGACCGACCGGTGGTCGATCCCACCGCCGACCCGCACGATCTGCTTCCCTTGGCCGCCGACCAACCGGGGCGCCGAGACCTCGGCAAGAACGGCAGCTATCTGGTGTTCCGCCAACTCAGGCAGGACGTGGCGGGCTTCTGGAACAGCGTGTCCGAGCGGTCGGGCGACGTGCTCGGCACCGAACGGGTGGCCGCGTGTGTGGGCCTGGCCGCCAAGATGGTCGGCCGCTGGCCCAGCGGCGCGCCGCTCGTGAAGACCCCGACGGCCGACAACCCCGCGCTCGCCGACGACAACGATTTCATGTACTTCCGCTCCGGCGACGGCGCCGGGTTCAACTGCCCGATCGGTGCGCATCTGCGGCGGTCGAACCCCCGTGACGCCCTCGATCCGTCACCCGGGTCCGACCGGTCGATCGACGTCGGCAAGCGTCACCGCATCATCCGCCGCGGCCGCGCGTACGGGCCGCCGCTGTCGCCGACGCTCGACCCCGCCGACATGATCGGTGTGCCCGACGACGGCGTCGACCGCGGCCTGCACTTCATCTGTTTCAACACCCAGATCGGCAGGCAGTTCGAATTCATCCAGCACACCTGGGCCAACAGCACCAAATTCGACGGCGGGTACGCCGAGGACGATCCCATCACCGGCGCCCGCGGCAACGGTGTTCCCGGCGGCACCTTCACCGTGCAGCGCGAACCGGTCCGCAGGCGCGTGACGGGCCTGCCCCGGTTCGTCCACACCGTCGGCGGTGCGTACTTCTTCATGCCGGGAATCCGGTGCCTCCGATATCTCGCCGCACAGCCATGA
- a CDS encoding WS/DGAT/MGAT family O-acyltransferase, whose product MQLMSPTDSMFLIAESREHPMHVGGLALYDPPKDAGPTFVRELYEEMTAHTDFQPVFRKHPATVLGGIANVGWTVDDEVDLDYHLRRSALPSPGRVRELLELTSRVHGTLLDRHRPLWEAYLIEGLADGRFAVYTKLHHSLIDGVSAMKLIERTLSEDPNDTTVRVPWNLPRRESSRRAGSSSLVRTATGAATSLAALAPSTLKLARAALLEQQLTLPFGAPRTMFNIKIGGARRVAAQSWPLERLHRIKAVTGATINDIVLAMCAGALRAYLLEQAALPDRPLIAMVPVSLRREHEADAGGNMVGTILCSLGTDVEDPAERLTVIRRSMADNKKVFSELPRLQALALSALLIAPLGLTAAFPGFVDATAPPFNLVISNVPGPKKPLYWRGARLAGNYPLSIALDGQALNMTVVSNAHNLDFGLVGCRRSVPHLQRLLGHLETSLKDLETATGA is encoded by the coding sequence ATGCAGCTCATGTCGCCGACCGATTCCATGTTCCTGATCGCCGAGTCGCGTGAGCACCCGATGCATGTGGGCGGCCTTGCGTTGTACGACCCGCCGAAGGACGCGGGGCCGACGTTCGTGCGCGAGCTGTACGAGGAGATGACGGCGCACACGGATTTCCAGCCGGTGTTCCGTAAGCATCCGGCCACCGTGCTCGGCGGCATCGCCAACGTGGGCTGGACGGTCGACGACGAGGTCGACCTCGACTACCACCTGCGTCGCTCGGCGCTGCCGTCGCCGGGCCGCGTCCGTGAGCTTCTCGAGCTGACCTCACGCGTCCACGGCACGCTGCTGGACCGGCACCGGCCGCTGTGGGAGGCGTATCTCATCGAGGGCCTGGCCGACGGCCGCTTCGCGGTCTACACCAAGCTGCACCACTCGCTGATCGACGGGGTGTCGGCGATGAAGCTCATCGAGCGCACGCTGTCCGAGGACCCGAACGACACCACGGTGCGGGTTCCGTGGAATCTGCCTCGGCGCGAATCGTCGCGCAGAGCAGGTTCGTCGTCGTTGGTGCGCACCGCGACCGGCGCCGCGACGTCACTGGCGGCGCTCGCGCCGTCGACACTCAAGCTCGCCCGCGCGGCCCTGCTCGAACAGCAACTCACGTTGCCGTTCGGTGCGCCCAGGACGATGTTCAACATCAAGATCGGCGGGGCCCGTCGCGTCGCGGCGCAGTCGTGGCCGCTGGAGCGGTTGCACCGCATCAAGGCCGTCACGGGCGCCACCATCAACGACATCGTGCTCGCCATGTGCGCGGGCGCGTTGCGGGCGTATCTGCTGGAGCAGGCCGCACTACCGGACCGGCCGCTGATCGCGATGGTGCCGGTGAGCCTGCGCCGCGAACACGAGGCCGACGCGGGCGGCAACATGGTCGGTACGATCCTGTGCAGCCTGGGCACCGACGTCGAGGACCCCGCCGAGCGGCTCACGGTGATCCGCCGGTCGATGGCCGACAACAAGAAGGTGTTCTCCGAACTGCCGCGCCTGCAGGCGCTCGCGTTGTCGGCGCTGTTGATCGCGCCGCTCGGGCTCACCGCGGCGTTCCCGGGTTTCGTCGACGCCACGGCGCCGCCGTTCAACCTCGTGATCTCGAACGTGCCGGGACCGAAGAAGCCGCTGTACTGGCGCGGGGCCCGCCTGGCGGGCAACTATCCGCTGTCGATCGCGCTGGACGGGCAGGCCCTCAACATGACCGTGGTGAGCAACGCCCACAACCTGGACTTCGGGTTGGTCGGCTGCCGCCGCAGCGTGCCGCACCTGCAGCGGTTGCTGGGCCACCTGGAGACCTCGCTGAAGGACCTTGAGACGGCGACGGGCGCCTGA
- a CDS encoding propanediol/glycerol family dehydratase large subunit, whose protein sequence is MRILDAKPVNLDGFSVPDPALGLAAMSSPHDPKPSLVIRDGRVVEMDGRAAEDFDVIDEFIARYGLDLDVAPKAMAMSDVELARMAVDINVPRAEVVRLIGGTTPAKLARVIAVLTPVEMQAAMAKMRARRTPSNQAHVTNQLDDPLLIAADAASAVAYGFREVETTVPVLADAPSNAVALLIGSQVGVPGAMAQCSIEEALELRLGLRGLTSYAETISIYGTEQVFVDGDDTPFSKAILTSAYASRGLKMRVTSGGGAEVLMGAAEKCSILYLESRCVSLARALGSQGVQNGGIDGVGVVASVPDGMKELLAENLMVMMRDLESCAGNDNLISESDIRRSAHTLPVLLAGADFIFSGFGSIPRYDNAFALSNFNSDDMDDFLVLQRDWGADGGLRTVPAEQLAAVRRRAARAVQAVYRDLGLADYDDAHVENVVAANGSRDLPPGDPKAVLEAANAIEAKQLTVFDVVASLKRTGYDDEAEAIMRLTAERMRGDQLQTSAIFDEQFRVLSKITDPNDYSGPGTGYTLSEQRRAEIDNIRQQRSASELTADQAEHAGHISVTEIEPARQGSDPREVCIGLSPALGRSVWLTLCGLPVGEVIRQISAGLEEEGCVPRFVRVRSTIDVGLIGLTAAKLSGSGIGIGLQGKGTALIHRRDLAPLANLELFSVAPLLTARNYRELGRNAARHAKGMAPVPILTGGTDESISARYHARAVALVALEREASEPGQAPVTVEVRKK, encoded by the coding sequence ATGCGGATCCTGGACGCGAAACCGGTGAATCTCGACGGCTTCAGCGTCCCGGACCCCGCCCTCGGTCTCGCGGCGATGAGCAGTCCCCACGATCCCAAGCCTTCACTCGTGATCCGTGACGGGCGGGTGGTCGAGATGGACGGCAGGGCCGCCGAGGACTTCGACGTCATCGACGAGTTCATCGCGCGCTACGGACTCGACCTCGACGTGGCGCCAAAGGCCATGGCGATGAGCGATGTCGAACTCGCGCGCATGGCCGTCGACATCAACGTGCCGCGCGCGGAGGTGGTGCGCCTGATCGGGGGCACCACACCCGCCAAGCTGGCCAGGGTGATCGCGGTGCTCACACCCGTCGAGATGCAGGCCGCGATGGCCAAGATGCGGGCCCGGCGCACCCCGAGCAACCAGGCGCACGTCACCAACCAACTCGACGACCCGCTGCTGATCGCCGCCGACGCCGCCAGCGCGGTGGCCTACGGTTTCCGTGAGGTCGAGACGACGGTGCCGGTGCTGGCCGACGCGCCGTCGAATGCCGTTGCGCTGCTGATCGGTTCACAGGTGGGCGTGCCAGGGGCAATGGCGCAGTGCTCGATCGAGGAGGCCCTCGAACTGCGCCTGGGCCTGCGCGGGCTGACCAGTTACGCCGAGACCATCTCGATCTACGGCACCGAGCAGGTGTTCGTCGACGGTGACGACACCCCGTTCTCCAAGGCCATCCTCACCTCGGCATACGCGTCGCGCGGCCTCAAGATGCGCGTCACCAGCGGCGGGGGCGCCGAGGTGCTCATGGGCGCGGCCGAGAAGTGCTCGATCCTCTACCTCGAATCCCGGTGTGTCTCACTGGCACGCGCCTTGGGTTCGCAGGGCGTGCAGAACGGCGGCATCGACGGTGTCGGCGTGGTCGCCTCGGTACCCGACGGCATGAAGGAACTGCTGGCCGAGAACCTCATGGTGATGATGCGCGATCTCGAATCGTGCGCGGGCAACGACAACCTGATCTCGGAGTCCGACATCCGGCGCAGCGCCCACACGCTGCCGGTGCTGCTGGCCGGCGCCGATTTCATCTTCTCGGGGTTCGGCTCGATCCCGCGTTACGACAACGCTTTCGCGCTGTCCAACTTCAACTCCGACGACATGGACGATTTCCTGGTGCTGCAGCGGGACTGGGGCGCCGACGGCGGACTGCGTACGGTGCCCGCCGAGCAGCTCGCCGCGGTGCGCCGCCGTGCCGCGCGCGCGGTGCAGGCCGTCTACCGCGACCTCGGGCTCGCCGACTACGACGACGCGCACGTCGAGAATGTGGTGGCGGCCAACGGTTCCCGCGACCTGCCGCCGGGCGACCCCAAGGCCGTACTCGAGGCGGCCAACGCGATCGAGGCCAAGCAGCTCACGGTGTTCGACGTGGTCGCGTCCCTCAAACGCACCGGTTACGACGACGAGGCCGAGGCGATCATGCGGTTGACGGCCGAGCGGATGCGCGGCGACCAGCTGCAGACCTCGGCGATCTTCGATGAGCAGTTCCGGGTGCTGTCGAAGATCACCGACCCCAACGACTACTCCGGTCCGGGCACCGGCTACACACTCAGCGAGCAGCGCCGCGCCGAGATCGACAACATCCGCCAGCAGCGCAGCGCGTCCGAACTCACCGCCGATCAGGCCGAGCACGCCGGGCACATCAGCGTCACCGAGATCGAACCGGCACGGCAGGGCAGCGATCCGCGCGAGGTGTGCATCGGCCTGTCGCCCGCACTTGGGCGCAGCGTGTGGCTGACGCTGTGCGGCCTGCCGGTCGGCGAGGTGATCCGTCAGATCTCGGCCGGTCTGGAGGAGGAGGGTTGTGTGCCGCGCTTCGTGCGGGTGCGGTCCACCATCGACGTCGGCCTCATCGGGTTGACCGCGGCCAAGCTCTCCGGCTCCGGCATCGGGATCGGGTTGCAGGGCAAGGGAACCGCGCTGATCCACCGTCGCGATCTCGCGCCGCTGGCCAACCTCGAGCTGTTCAGCGTCGCACCGCTGCTCACGGCCCGCAACTACCGCGAACTGGGCCGCAACGCCGCCCGCCACGCCAAAGGCATGGCGCCGGTCCCGATTCTCACCGGCGGCACCGACGAATCGATCTCGGCGCGCTACCACGCCCGCGCGGTCGCGCTCGTGGCGCTCGAACGCGAGGCGAGCGAACCCGGGCAGGCGCCGGTCACGGTGGAGGTGCGCAAGAAATGA
- a CDS encoding diol dehydratase reactivase ATPase-like domain-containing protein: MSAAGLVAGVDVGNHTTEIVLARVQDGRVHPVGHGQAPTRGRKGSRQSLEGAAALLHRLEVDLRVRAELLVLSAIRPVDTATAPLAPATAPHAPVRSLRRPDASTPAGSGYAVGRHVPLAALAHDDRHDAIIVSVDATTDFEDAAAAITDAVGNGANVVGVLAAQDDAVLIRNRIPIDVPVVDEVDLDGLAPDVLVAVEVVAEGRAYRALADPIAVCAALELGHENLRDVAEFTRELADSPAIALTPRTGPPEPPAPDDDYVEFARDGEHVRYPPAQAHAILRREPPGGVVRIRLGSVSTADHETAVDDAFFTDLSALDNGAWLRRGVADASGTVVALLAADHVEDAAVTLAELTGRPARTLASEPEAAARGARTTPGLPPDSVVCDIGGGTIDLVGADRTVTAAGAGETITVAVAKMLGIPRALAERVKRTPAIRVEGPHVAHEEDGRRLFLDAPAPAEAIGRLCTRGAAALVPFSSRLAAEEWRSLRLAIKQETVAANIARCMKAFEKPPTALVLAGGGALDDELLRTVGESLRTVGVVVGRANIDGVHGPRFAVASGLVHLYAESAGERGAQEVS; the protein is encoded by the coding sequence GTGAGCGCCGCCGGCCTCGTCGCCGGTGTCGACGTCGGCAACCACACCACCGAGATCGTCCTGGCCCGCGTGCAGGACGGCCGGGTGCACCCCGTCGGTCACGGGCAGGCACCGACACGGGGACGCAAGGGATCCCGCCAATCCCTCGAGGGTGCGGCGGCGTTGCTGCACCGTCTCGAGGTCGACCTGCGGGTGCGCGCCGAGCTGCTCGTGCTCTCGGCAATCCGGCCGGTCGACACCGCGACCGCACCGCTCGCACCGGCGACCGCGCCGCACGCACCCGTGCGCAGCCTGCGCCGGCCTGACGCCAGCACCCCCGCCGGCAGCGGCTACGCGGTGGGGCGGCACGTGCCGCTCGCGGCGCTCGCACATGACGATCGCCACGACGCGATCATCGTCTCGGTCGACGCCACCACCGACTTCGAGGACGCCGCGGCCGCGATCACCGACGCGGTGGGCAACGGCGCCAACGTGGTCGGCGTGCTGGCCGCGCAGGACGACGCCGTGCTGATTCGCAACCGCATCCCGATCGACGTCCCGGTGGTCGACGAGGTAGACCTCGACGGGTTGGCGCCCGACGTGCTGGTGGCGGTCGAGGTGGTTGCCGAGGGACGCGCCTACCGCGCCTTGGCCGATCCGATCGCGGTGTGCGCCGCACTCGAACTCGGCCACGAGAACCTCCGCGACGTGGCCGAATTCACCAGGGAACTGGCCGATTCCCCGGCGATCGCGCTCACACCCCGCACCGGGCCACCCGAACCGCCCGCACCCGACGACGACTACGTCGAGTTCGCGCGCGACGGCGAGCACGTGCGGTACCCGCCCGCGCAGGCCCACGCGATCCTGCGGCGCGAACCGCCGGGCGGTGTCGTACGGATCCGGCTGGGTTCGGTGTCCACCGCCGATCACGAGACGGCGGTCGACGACGCGTTTTTCACCGACCTGTCGGCTCTGGACAACGGCGCGTGGCTGCGCCGCGGCGTGGCCGACGCGAGCGGCACGGTGGTGGCGCTGCTGGCGGCCGATCACGTCGAGGACGCCGCGGTGACGCTGGCCGAACTCACCGGGCGCCCGGCGCGCACCCTGGCCTCCGAACCCGAGGCCGCCGCACGCGGGGCGCGCACCACGCCCGGTCTGCCGCCGGATTCGGTGGTGTGCGACATCGGCGGTGGCACAATCGATCTGGTCGGTGCCGACCGGACCGTCACCGCGGCGGGTGCGGGCGAGACCATCACGGTGGCGGTGGCGAAGATGCTCGGCATCCCACGGGCGCTGGCGGAGCGGGTCAAGCGCACACCCGCCATCCGGGTCGAGGGCCCGCACGTCGCACACGAGGAGGACGGGCGACGGCTGTTCCTCGACGCCCCCGCGCCGGCCGAGGCGATCGGGCGGCTGTGCACCAGGGGCGCCGCGGCCCTGGTGCCCTTCTCCAGCCGGTTGGCGGCCGAGGAGTGGCGCAGCCTGCGGTTGGCCATCAAGCAGGAGACCGTGGCCGCCAACATCGCCCGGTGCATGAAGGCGTTCGAGAAACCGCCGACCGCGCTGGTGCTGGCCGGTGGTGGTGCACTCGACGACGAACTGCTGCGCACCGTCGGCGAATCCCTGCGCACCGTCGGGGTCGTGGTGGGCCGCGCCAACATCGACGGTGTGCACGGCCCACGTTTCGCGGTGGCCTCAGGCCTGGTGCACCTGTATGCCGAGTCAGCCGGCGAGCGCGGGGCGCAGGAAGTCTCCTGA